One region of Halomonas huangheensis genomic DNA includes:
- a CDS encoding nicotinate phosphoribosyltransferase produces the protein MRNLILNTDSYKVSHFLQYPAGTQYVSSYIESRGGAHPTTLFFGLQAFLKEYLCHPISATDIDEAEAVCQAHGVPFNREGWEYILQTHDGYLPLEIQAVPEGSIIATGNVLVQVMNTDPACAWLTSYVETGLLRAVWYPTSVATVSRSCRDIIQRYLEQTSDTTDNLAFKLHDFGARGASSEESAALGGAAHLVNFMGTDTLSGILAARRYYSADMAGFSIPAAEHSTITSWGRDGELAAYTNMLDQFSGDGRILAVVSDSWDLWNAIDNLWGDELKSRIETSGGTLVVRPDSGEPVEVVPEAIERLMARFGYRTNSKGYRVLPDCIRLIQGDGINAQSIAAILAAMKERELSADNITFGMGGALMQKVHRDTHEFAMKASAICVDEQWRDVYKDPVTAPGKRSKRGRLALVDDDQGYRTVREDELDGRSNALVTVFRNGRVTREWSLEEIRQRAAGH, from the coding sequence ATGCGTAATCTGATTCTGAACACCGACTCCTACAAGGTCTCGCATTTTCTGCAGTACCCCGCCGGGACCCAGTATGTCTCCAGCTATATCGAGTCTCGTGGTGGTGCGCATCCGACAACGCTGTTCTTCGGCCTTCAGGCCTTTCTCAAGGAATACCTCTGCCACCCCATCAGCGCGACAGACATCGATGAAGCCGAGGCCGTTTGCCAGGCCCATGGTGTGCCGTTCAATCGCGAGGGCTGGGAATATATTCTACAGACTCATGACGGCTATCTACCGCTGGAGATCCAGGCGGTGCCCGAAGGCTCGATCATCGCCACCGGCAACGTCCTGGTGCAGGTAATGAACACCGATCCAGCGTGCGCCTGGCTGACCAGCTATGTCGAGACCGGACTACTGCGAGCAGTGTGGTACCCCACCAGCGTGGCCACTGTCTCCCGCTCCTGCCGCGATATCATCCAGCGTTACCTGGAACAAACCTCCGACACCACGGACAATCTGGCTTTCAAACTGCATGACTTCGGTGCGCGCGGTGCCAGCTCCGAGGAAAGTGCTGCGCTGGGTGGTGCCGCTCACCTGGTCAACTTCATGGGCACCGATACCCTATCCGGCATTCTTGCGGCACGCCGCTACTATTCCGCCGACATGGCGGGCTTTTCCATTCCCGCGGCTGAGCACAGCACCATCACCAGTTGGGGGCGGGATGGCGAGCTCGCCGCCTACACCAATATGCTCGACCAGTTCTCCGGCGACGGGCGCATACTGGCGGTAGTGAGTGATTCCTGGGACCTGTGGAATGCGATCGACAACCTGTGGGGCGATGAGCTGAAGTCACGTATTGAAACATCCGGTGGCACACTGGTGGTGCGCCCGGATTCCGGCGAGCCGGTCGAGGTGGTACCGGAAGCCATCGAACGCCTGATGGCTCGCTTCGGATATCGCACCAACAGCAAGGGGTATCGAGTACTACCAGACTGCATTCGTCTGATTCAGGGTGATGGTATCAATGCCCAATCCATCGCAGCGATCCTCGCTGCCATGAAGGAACGCGAACTGAGTGCCGACAATATCACCTTCGGCATGGGTGGCGCTCTGATGCAGAAGGTCCATCGAGACACCCATGAATTCGCCATGAAGGCTTCGGCGATCTGCGTTGATGAACAGTGGCGAGACGTCTACAAGGATCCGGTGACCGCCCCCGGCAAGCGCTCCAAACGCGGACGCCTTGCCCTTGTCGATGACGACCAGGGCTATCGAACAGTGCGCGAGGATGAACTCGACGGGCGCTCCAACGCTCTGGTAACCGTATTCCGCAACG